One Rhizoctonia solani chromosome 3, complete sequence genomic region harbors:
- a CDS encoding Transposase: protein MPKALPPSDVQNAVDKLKKGLHFSETHSQTGVSTGMISRIRAMHCPELPKHSGGCPSKLSLTNIHHATHLLTGPAPTTPHPVAQELSSTNGVPVSSLTVHQAVQKAGVVLS, encoded by the coding sequence ATGCCTAAAGCTTTGCCTCCCTCTGATGTCCAGAATGCTGTTGATAAGCTCAAAAAAGGCCTTCACTTCTCAGAAACTCACTCTCAAACTGGTGTCAGTACTGGAATGATTAGCAGGATAAGGGCAATGCACTGTCCTGAGCTCCCCAAGCACTCTGGTGGCTGCCCTTCTAAGCTCTCACTAACCAATATTCACCATGCCACCCACTTGTTGACTGGCCCTGCCCCCACAACCCCACACCCAGTTGCTCAAGAGCTCTCTAGCACAAATGGGGTCCCTGTCTCAAGCCTTACTGTGCATCAGGCAGTGCAGAAAGCTGGTGTGgtgctgtcctag
- a CDS encoding Retrotransposon-derived protein PEG10 encodes MATRSQSTACPPSPLDQGELGPTLPATANESTSFEPKVHREISLGQAISLILGLQNQVLQLERELEETKEATKEAQDWMGAVDQALACIEAGGGAPHTPEDRKPLAVKAMPRPLPKTNPLPAPSAPLIAWANPTRAPPVFAQPTPVRAPPQVHTPPAPAPIGLQSPQVPQPVAPITTYQPPVKVDHPDAYTGKIGNKARQWLTRMLAWVHLNQRMFPMDQETLSFLLMNMKDVAGAWAHPHLNQLGSHRALIQTVDNFRTEFLAAFGNPDATQAAKRQITNLTQRGTCAEYITKFRTIAMDLDWNDAALHGQFARGLHWEVSRLIATRKRRPTTLLELQNAALVIDNALCEERASHPPKGRRLSSNPNFVSEEEQNRRRAEGLCIKCGKLGHKFAECRTGWKATPKEEGVKKEAAKIGKESGPKLGKD; translated from the exons atggcaacccgctcccagaGCACCGCTTGTCCCCCAtcccctcttgatcaaggagagctgggacccactcttccagCAACCGCCAATGAGTCAACAAGCTTTGAACCCAAAGTCCACAGGGAAATCTCCCTTGgacaagcaatctccctcatcCTGGGATTACAAAACCAGGTCCTCCAACTTGAGCGGGAACTTGAGGAAACAAAGGAAGCcacaaaggaagcccaagactggatgggcgcagttgatcaagcccttgcttgcattgaggctgggggtggagccccacacacaccagaagaccggaaaccttTGGCAGTCAAGGCCAtgcccaggcccttacccaaaaccaaccctctaccagcgcctagtgcgcccctcattgcctgggccaaccccactAGGGCTCCCCCTGtctttgcccaaccaactCCCGTCCGGgctcccccgcaagtccatactccccctGCACCTGCGCCTATTGGACTCCaatccccccaagtccctcaACCAGTGGCTCCTATAACCACTTACCAGCCTCCGGTCAAGGTAGatcaccctgacgcctacaCTGGAAAAATAGGAaacaaagcccgccaatggTTAACAAGGATGTTAGCATGGGTCCACCTCAATCAGCGGATGTTTCCCATGGATCAGGAGACGCTGTCCTTTCTCctaatgaatatgaaggatgTGGCAGGAGCATGGGCACACCCCCATCTCAATCAACTTGGCTCTCACAGGGCCCTAATTCAAACGGTTGACAACTTCAggacggagttcttggctgcatttggtaACCCAGATGCCACGCAAGCCGCCAAGCGGCAAATCACCAACCTTACTCAGAGaggcacctgtgctgagtacatcacaaagttcaggaccattgctatggacctggactggaatgacgccgcccttcatgggcaatttgcacgtggcctccactgggaggtcagccgtcttattgccacccgcaaacggcgcccaaccaccctccttgagctgcagaatgcggccctggtcattgacaacgccctctgtgaggagcgtgccagccacccgcctaagggta ggcgcctctccagcAACCCCAATTTTGTCTCtgaggaggaacaaaaccgccgccgggctgaaggcctatgCATTAAGTGCGGCAAattgggccacaagtttgcggaatgccgcaccggctggaaagccacgcctaAAGAGGAAGGCGTCAAAAAGGAggccgccaaaattggcaaagagtctggacccaaattgggaaaagactaa
- a CDS encoding Retrotransposable element Tf2 protein: MTDGESATLKDWLRDKLKAGKICPSKSSISSPIMFVPKKDGSHQLVVDYQHLNNWTKKNVYPLPCPDNLMAQLCGAKVFTKLDLRWGYNNVWVKEGDKWKTAFCTKYGLYKSLVMTFGLTNAPAAFQHFMNKLFKDLLDDNASHTQHVHEVLRCLMENQLFCKASKCTFHITSVEYPDIIVSDKGFSLDKLKIQAIQKRPTPTKVKEVQSFLCFTNFLCCFVANFSHMAQPLHNLVKKDTLWKWDTKEQEAFQGLKDAITKALVLCHADPAKPYFLETDASGAALGSCCTPLSILSQWQEDGHLHPLGFLSKSFKGAEQNYNTHNKELLAIIRSFEYWQTFLEGTSHPITVFTNHCNLEYWKESRMFNHCHAQWHLLLAGYNFQIVYQPGKQLGKPDALSCCSNHTNIPPANIPPANQTMLPEPTFANIALVLPEKELQCQIKLSLDQDKSLEEILQFLQNKSKAPSLH; the protein is encoded by the exons atgactgatggTGAAtctgccacactcaaggattggctcagggacaaattgAAGGCAGGAAAAATCTGCCCCAGCAAGTCTTCCATTAGTTCCCCCAtcatgtttgtcccaaaaaaggatggctcccaccAATTGGTTGTAGATTACCAACACCTTAACAACTGGACAAAAAAGAATGTGTACCCCTTACCCTGTCctgacaacctcatggcccaactctgtggtgccaaggttttTACTAAACTagatctaagatggggttacaacaatgtctgggttaaggaaggagacaagtggaaaactgccttctGCACTAAGTACGGTctctacaaatccctggtcatgacttttggtctcacaaatgcccctgctgcattccaacacttcatgaacaaactgttcaaggacttattggat gataACGCATCCCATACCCAGCATGTCCATGAGGTCCTACGGTGTTTAATGgaaaaccagttgttctgcaaggcatcaaaatgcaccttccacaTCACTTCTGTGGAGTACCCAGATATCATTGTGTCTGAcaagggttttagcctggataagctcaaaatccaggccaTACAAAAGCGGCCAACCCCAACCAAGGTTAAAGAAGTACAATCCTTCCTTTGCTTTACCAATTTCCTTTGttgctttgttgccaacttcagtcacatggccCAGCCCCTGCACAATTTAGTCAAAAAGGATACACTGTGGAAGTGGGAtaccaaggaacaggaagccttccaagggctgaaggatgccatcaccaaAGCACTGGTTTTATGTCATGCTGATCCTGcaaaaccctacttcctggaaacagatgcttcTGGTGCAGCCCTGGGCtcctgttgtacaccact ctCCATACTAAGTCAATGGCAGGAAGATGGGCATCTACACCCCTTGGGATTTCTCTCCaagtcattcaagggagcagAACAAAACTACAACAcacacaacaaggaactccttgctatcatccgttcctttgagtactggcaaACATTTCTGGAAGGCACATCACACCCAATAACTGTGTTCACCAATCACTGCAATCtagaatattggaaggagtcacgCATGTTTAACCActgccatgcacaatggcacctcctGCTTGCTggctataacttccaaattgtttaccaaccagggaaacagttgggaaaaccagatgccctttCATGCTGTTCCAATCACACCAACATTCCACCCGCCAACATTCCACCTGCCAATCAGACTATGCTCCCAGAACCTACATTTGCCAACATAGCCCTTGTATTGCCAGAAAAGGAATTGCAATGCCAAATCAAGTTGTCCCTAGATCAGGACAAATCTTTGGAAGAAATTCTCCAATTTCTACAGAACAAATCAAAAGCCCCCTCCCTCCATTAA
- a CDS encoding splicing factor SF1, translated as MNFYKEAASKLDLIESKKASIKGCLSLAAPKDRKRMGALIIETLKFKGTITTLIEATPMMRDERRHLFSKNFAAVLVHDLLFSSGGIQAGDGPIKQAVNRHKTRLQAELTKLKIRRGVKSNQELAQPDDPRSANIPRYLRVNRNIWTTEQAIEFYSSKGYAPCGDPGVPPKCVDDYFTFDTVIDYKSRKQFRLDDHVPDLLIFNPVHELHHDEAYKTGKMIAQDKASCFPAVVLDPPAVENAWVIDATAAPGNKASSTSHISALMGNKGKIIAFERNKRRYKTLHEMVRRAKCQNVETILGDFLEQDPLDERFKLVTHIGSGIVNRLDYLTQDIPSVERIVYSTCSVHATENEGVVGDVLASSEFATRGFKVAPRSQVLPNWSRRGITTTSLDAKVSDALIRCLPGEDSPGTNGFFVSCFIREKGTGWDSSRGADPSFKRKIDLVIIVVFLFETTASRAITQCCCTPLPPASCVPVQTIKMWKPAGRAITGTNDIPLGNKRRFGPAVIEDVPKAEIAQASPSSFPRSSVVQDEPGYGPTSATLSEPDLPRKRKSRWGDAKSEPVGLPTAISSSGVSQRELDNYAVKIRLDEINRKLQTNTFIPPESERSPSPPPTYDSHGRRTNTREVRYRKKLEEERVRLVDRAMKSDPNFRPPAEYHQQKRSLRPQDKVYIPVKEFPEINFFGLLVGPRGNSLKKMEKESGAKISIRGKGSVKEGKGRPDAYADDSEEDLHCLVMADSDEKVASCVALINKVIETAASTPEGQNDHKRNQLRELAALNGTLRDDENQICQNCAGVGHRKYDCPEQRNYTANIICRTCGNTGHMARDCISRRGDPNGFGQPNGFGAPQAPFTPNTSTPSTGNKAFDSEYASLMAELGEGAGGNKSGGGVWRGDGSMPLSGLDPNSSVPPWRRPEMWQTPTVNQGYRPPYGGMASGVYNGNSPWAQAGYQQYPPAGGASAAGVDAAAYAQYYQSMGYNAGQAS; from the exons ATGAATTTTTACAAAGAGGCAGCGAGCAAACTCGACCTAATTGAGTCCAAGAAGGCTTCAATTAAAGGCTGCTTGTCGCTAGCGGCACCCAAAGATCGTAAGCGAATGGGCGCACTAATAATTG AAACACTCAAAT TTAAGGGCACAATAACCACATTAATTGAGGCAACGCCCATGATGCGGGACGAGCGCCGACATTTGTTTTCAAAGAATTTCGCCGCGGTGCTCGTCCATGATTTATTGTTCAGCTCAGGGGGCATTCAAGCCGGGGATGGTCCTATTAAACAAGCTGTCAATCGTCACAAAACTCGCCTCCAGGCAGAATTAACTAAACTCAAGATTCGAAGAGGCGTCAAGTCAAATCAAGAATTAGCACAACCAGACGACCCTCGCTCCGCGAACATTCCTCGCTATTTGCGAGTAAATAGGAATATCTGGACAACGGAGCAAGCCATCGAGTTCTATAGTTCAAAAGGATACGCCCCGTGTGGCGACCCAGGCGTCCCCCCAAAGTGTGTTGATGATTACTTCACCTTTGATACTGTTATTGATTACAAGTCAAGAAAACAGTTCCGCCTCGATGACCATGTCCCTGACTTATTAATATTCAATCCTGTGCATGAACTACACCACGATGAAGCTTATAAGACTGGTAAGATGATCGCTCAGGACAAAGCCTCCTGCTTCCCTGCAGTGGTGTTGGATCCACCTGCGGTGGAAAATGCTTGGGTTATTGATGCGACAGCTGCACCTGGTAATAAGGCGAGTTCC ACATCTCATATAAGTGCGTTAATGGGAAACAAAGGCAAG ATAATCGCGTTCGAGAGAAACAAGAGGCGGTACAAAACACTTCATGAGATGGTCCGGAGAGCCAAATGCCAAAATGTCGAAACTATCCTGGGAGATTTTCTTGAACAAGACCCTTTGGACGAAAGATTTAAATTGGTGACTCATAT TGGATCTGGGATTGTGAACCGATTGGATTACCTGACTCAAGACA TTCCGTCCGTAGAACGCATCGTTTACTCGACTTGTAGTGTTCATGCTACAGAAAATGAAGGGGTTGTAGGGGATGTCCTTGCAAGCAGCGAGTTTGCAACAAGAGGCTTCAAAGTTGCTCCACGTTCACAGGTCTTACCAAATTGGAGTCGTCGAGGTATAACGACTACATCGCTAG ACGCCAAGGTATCGGATGCACTCATTCGGTGTTTGCCAGGAGAGGACAGCCCGGGGACGAATGGATTCTTTGTTTCCTGTTTTATCAGAGAAAAGGGTACCGGATGGGACAGCTCGAGAGGTGCTGACCCGAGCTTTAAGAGAAAGAT CGACTTAGTCATAATCGTTGTATTTCTATTTGAAACAACTGCGTCACGTGCAATCACCCAGTGCTGTTGTACGCCACTTCCTCCTGCATCCTGTGTGCCAGTACAAACTATCAAAATGTGGAAGCCAGCTGGAAG AGCCATCACAGGTACCAACGATATTCCGCTG GGCAACAAGCGGCGATTCGGTCCTGCTGTGATTGAAGACGTACCCAAAGCCGAAATCGCTCAAgcttctccttcttctttCCCCCGCTCTTCTGTAGTCCAGGATGAGCCTGGCTACGGCCCCACCTCAGCAACACTGTCCG AGCCCGATCTTCCGCGCAAACGCAAAAGTCGTTGGGGAGATGCAAAAAGTGAGCCAGTTGGGCTACCAACTGCAATTTCCTCCAGTGGCGTGTCGCAACGCGAGCTGGATAACTATGCTGTAAAAATTCGTCTCGATGAAATTAATCGAAAGCTTCAAACTAATACTTTCATTCCACCGGAATCTGAGCG ATCTCCATCGCCTCCGCCAACTTACGATTCGCATGGAAGGCGCACTAATACCAGAGAGGTACGCTACCGAAAGAAGCTAGAGGAGGAGCGGGTTCGCCTTGTGGATCGTGCTATGAAATCAGATCCCAACTTCCGACCTCCGGCTGAGTATCACCAACAAAAAAGGTCACTTCGCCCGCAAGACAAAGTATATATTCCTGTCAAGGAATTTCCTGAAATAAACTTTTTCGGCCTGCTTGTAGGTCCTCGGGGCAACTCACTCAAAAAGATGGAGAAGGAATCCGGGGCGAAGATTAGTATTCGTGGCAAGGGTAGTGTGAAGGAAGGCAAAGGTCGACCCGACGCGTATGCAGATGACAGCGAGGAAGACCTTCATTGTTTGGTTATGGCAGATTCGGACGAAAAGGTTGCTTCCTGCGTTGCTCTGATCAATAAGGTCATTGAAACA GCTGCTTCCACTCCCGAAGGGCAGAATGACCACAAACGGAATCAATTACGCGAACTGGCGGCTTTGAATGGTACCCTCCGGGATGACGAGAACCAAATCTGCCAAAACTGCGCTGGTGTTGGCCATCGCAAGTACGATTGCCCCGAACAGCGGAATTATACTGCTAATATCATATGCCGAACATGCGGAAATACTGGACACATGGCACGTGACTGCATATCTCGCAGGGGGGATCCCAATGGCTTTGGTCAGCCAAATGGTTTTGGTGCGCCCCAGGCACCGTTTACACCGAATACTTCTACTCCGTCAACCGGCAACAAGGCGTTCGATTCCGAATATGCGTCTCTTATGGCGGAGCTTGGAGAGGGAGCCGGCGGCAACAAATCGGGTGGAGGGGTCTGGCGTGGTGATGGTTCAATGCCGCTGTCTGGACTCGATCCTAATAGCAGTGTTCCTCCGTGGCGTAGGCCAGAAATGTGGCAAACCCCGACGGTTAACCAGGGGTATCGGCCTCCGTACGGAGGAATGGCGAGCGGCGTCTACAACGGGAATTCCCCTTGGGCTCAAGCTGGATACCAACAGTATCCGCCAGCGGGCGGAGCAAGCGCGGCCGGCGTGGATGCGGCCGCTTATGCTCAATATTACCAGTCTATGGGCTATAACGCCGGGCAGGCATCTTAG
- a CDS encoding Retrotransposable element Tf2 protein has protein sequence MHPQTAESLRLPLTDLPFPHTVTMLDGLSPQAGKIWKKANFTFSFDGKQMTKTFLICNTGSHAAILGLKWLDAHNPEIDWNLRTLSFPHAPPEQVAIAKEEEADKNPLEGVPSKYHQYAKVFGEGEFNKLPPHRHYDIGIKLTKEGPLNSPLYSMTNAKSSTLKDWLRDELKAGKICPSKSSISSPVMFVPKKDGSRQLVVDYHCLNNQTKKNGYNNVQVKEGDKWKTAFRTKYGLYESLVMTFGLTNAPASFQHFMNELFKDLLDVCVIIYLDDILIYSKDDAFHTQHVHEVLWRLMENQLFCKASKCTFHVTSVEYLGIIVLDKGFSLDKLKIQAVQEWPTPTKVKEVQSFLGFANFLRRFVANFSHMARPLHNLVKKATVWKWGTKEQEAFQGLKDAITNAPVLCHADPGKPYFLETDASGAALGSILSQRQEDSCLHPLGFLLESFKGAKQNYDTHNKELLAIIRSFEYWQIFLEGTRHPITVFTDHRNLEYWKESQMFNRRHARWHLLLAGYNFQIVYRPGKQSGKPDALSCRLDHANIPPEPQSMLPEPVFANVALVTPEIEIQRQIELSLDQDESLEEILQFLQNKLKAPPSIKHAFKDYKMEADLLFYQGRIVVPDMGTLRTDLLGIFHASPLAGHLGRQRTLKLVSRNYYWPGICADTYWHIDSCKTCQRICKPKYAPIPPQPLELPTRPWQHISYDMIVDLPKDGAYNSILVIVDSFTKYVILVECSKKLKAPELADLFLQHVWKKYGMPEKTISDQGRVFNNKFLKALYQRLGIDPHFSSAYHPQSNGQTERVSPSIEHFLRAYSSINQRDWVKWLPMAEFAYNNAVHSATGKSPFKALHGWEPTLTPSNVPTDVPEANTLAQTMEAQWKEIEAALRQSKTQMTAGEQGNPVEFEVGEEVWLDAKNVKLEVLSPKLAEQCLGPFKVLERISNCAYRLELPPTMQTHNVFYVGLLSKVKRDDKRVFENRPPPVTVDREEEYEVEGITDMEKRNGKWFFRVKWKGYGSEENTWEPRENLKNAEKILKKFEKEMKEKALGAAKALKGGAVL, from the exons ATGCACCCCCAAACCGCGGAATctctccgcctcccacttaCAGATCTCCCTTTTCCCCATACCgtaactatgcttgatgggttgagcccccaggctggcaaaatctggaaaaaggccaacttcaccttctcctttgatggcaaacaaatgaccaagaccttcctcatctgtaacaccgggtctcacgccgccattTTAGGATTGAAGTGGTTAGACGCCCATaatccagaaattgattggaatctacgcaccctctcctttccccacgcaccaccagaacaggtagccattgccaaagaagaggaagctgacaagaaccctcttgaaggagtaccctccaagtaccatcaatatgctaaggtatttggggaaggagaattcaataaacttCCACCCCACAGGCACTATGACATTGGGATCAAACTAACCAAGGAAGGACCCCTAAATTCACCCCTTTACAGTATGACCAACGCCAAATCCTCCActctcaaggattggctcagggatgagctCAAGGCAGGGAAAATTTGTCCTAGCAAATCCTCCATCAGTTCACCTGTAATGTttgtccccaaaaaggatggctcccgccAATTGGTTGTAGATTACCATTGCCTTAATAACCAGACTAAGAAGAAT ggttacaacaacgtccaagttaaggaaggtgacaaatggaaaaccgctttccgcaccaagtatggcttgTATGAGTCCCtagtcatgacctttgggtTAACCAATGCTCCCGCctccttccaacacttcatgaatgagctATTCAAGGATctactggatgtatgtgtcatcatctaccttgatgacatcttgaTTTACTCCAAAGATGACGCATTCCACACTCAgcatgttcatgaagtcctaTGGCGCctaatggaaaaccaattgttctgtaaagCCTCCAagtgtaccttccacgtcacatcagtggaatacctagggatcattgtcttggataaaggtttcagcctggataagctcaaaatccaggcggtccaagaatggcccacacccaccaaggttaaggaagtccagtccttccttgggtttgccaacttcttAAGGCGGTTTGTAgccaactttagtcacatggccagacCCCTGCACAACCTGGTTAAGAAGGCCACAGTTTGGAAATGGGgaaccaaggaacaggaagccttccaggGGCTGaaggatgccatcaccaacgctcCAGTCCTTTGTCACGCCGACCCAGGGAAACCTTACTTtctagaaacagacgcatcaggcgCGGCCCTAGGCTCCATACTGagccaacgccaggaagacagTTGCCTCCACCCACTAGGCTTTTTGttggaatcattcaagggtgccaaacaaaattacgacacccacaataaggaactcttggcaatcatccggtcatttgagtattggcaaatcttcttggaaggaacccgTCACCCCATCACCGTATTCACTGATCACcgcaacttggaatactggaaggaatcccaaaTGTTTAACCGCCGCCATGCCAGGTGGCACCTGTTACTGGCCGGTTACAATTTCCAGATTGTATATAGGCCcggaaaacagtcagggaaaccagatgcgCTCTCCTGCCGATTGGATCACGCCAACATCCCACCAGAACCTCAGTCTATGCTACCAGAACCGGTgtttgccaacgttgcccTAGTAACGCCTGAAATAGAGAtccaacgccagattgagtTGTCACTAGACCAGGATGAGtccttggaggaaatcctccaattcctgcaAAACAAGTTGAAGGCACCCCCCTCCATTAAACACGCATTTaaggattacaaaatggaggcGGACCTTCTATTTTACCAAGGACGCATTGTGGTACCAGACATGGGGACATTAAGGACAGACCTATTAGGTATCTTCCATgccagccccttggcaggtcaCCTGGGAAGACAACGGACACTCAAACTAGTTTCCCgcaactactactggcctggaaTCTGCGCTGACACCTACTGGCACATTGATTCatgcaagacctgccaacGTATCTGCAAGCCTAAGTACGCTCCCATTCCCCCTCAGCCACTTGAACTCCCAACTAGGCCCTGGCAACACATCTcctatgatatgattgttGATCTACCAAAGGACGGGGCTTACAACTCTATACtagtcattgtggatagcttcaccaaatacgTCATACTGGTGGAATGTTCAAAGAAGCTGAAGGCCCCTGAATTGGCAGATCTGTTCCTACAACATGTCTGGAAGAAATATGGGATGCCAGAGAAAACCATCTCAGACCAAGGAAGGgtattcaacaacaaattcctgaaagCGCTGTACCAACGCTTAGGTATAGACCCTCACTTTTCCTCTGcataccacccccagagcaatggacagacagaacggGTAAGCCCTTCCATAGAACATTTCCTGAGAGCCTACTCCAGCATTAATCAGagggactgggtcaaatggctccccatggcagaatttgcttacaacaacgcagtcCATAGCGCCACAGGGAAATCTCCATTCAAAGCGCTTCACGGTTGGGAACCAACCCTGACCCCCTCTAATGTTCCTACAGACGTGCCAGAGGCCAATACACtagcccaaacaatggaagccCAATGGAAGGAGATAGAAGCAgcgctccggcaatcaaagacacagATGACTGCCGGAGAACAAGGGAACCCAGTGGAATTTGAAGTTGGGGAAGAAGTCTGGCTTGACGCCAAGAACGTAAAACTTGAAGTCCTAAGCCCAAAACTAGCGGAACAATGCCTAGGACCGTTCAAAGTTTTGGAAAGGATCTCCAACTGCGCCTACCGGCTTGAACTGCCACCAACTATGCAAACACACAACGTTTTCTATGTTGGACTGCTATccaaggtcaaaagggatgacAAAAGGGTGTTTGAGAACCGCCCGCCCCCAGTCACAGTGGACAGAGAGGAGGAATACGAGGTGGAAGGAATCACGGACATGGAAAAGAGGAACgggaagtggttttttagggttaaatggaaaggctatgggtcagaggagaatacctgggaaccaagggaaaacctcaaaaatgccgaaaaaatcctgaaaaaatttgagaaggaaatgaaggaaaaggcccttggcgctgccaaggcccttaaagggggggcagtgttgtag
- a CDS encoding Retrotransposable element Tf2 protein, whose protein sequence is MLDGLSPQAGKIWKKAMLTFTYNGKRMMETFLICNTGTHLAILGLKWLDAHNPEIDWNQRTITFPHASLEHIAIAKEEEADPNPLEGVPSEYHQYTKVFGEEEFNKLPPHQHYDIGIE, encoded by the coding sequence atgcttgatgggttgagcccccaggctggcaagatctggaagaaggcaatgCTAACCTTCACCTACAATGGCAAAAGGATGATGGAAACATTCCTCATCTGCAACACTGGTACTCACTTGGCCATCCTAggtttgaaatggttggacgcccacaatccagagattgattggaaccaacGTACCATCACATTTCCCCATGCATCCCTGGAACACatagccattgccaaggaagaagaagcagatccAAACCcacttgaaggagtaccctctgagtaccatcaatacactaaggtatttggagaagaagaattcaacaagcttccccctcacCAGCATTATGATATAGGCATTGAATga
- a CDS encoding Retrotransposon gag protein: protein MTKAIRAMASYTTPLVEIGEVSLEQITCLLLGLLGQVKNLEQKLEEVKEVGIKTQTNVKNISQTVDVVKDGLKSLQLHGPRTPETKPPVVEATPRPLPKTKPIGLVTPAPPPPAPIAAYPALVKVDHPDAYTGKIGSEAKQWLTRMLAWTHLNLRMFPTNQEVLSFLLMNMKDSARAWAHPHLDQLGSHWAIIQTVEGFKLEFLAAFSNPDTTRAAKQKITTLTQSSTCTDYITKFRTLAMELDWNDATLRGQFACSLHWEPLKLTELNLHKTLLYNSTLLELQNAALVIDNMLQEERTSHPPKDSKTSKSPNPARGTSTSQQATPSRKLSNNPNYVLEEEQNHCCTAGACIKCRRMGHKFAECCTRWKETPIKEGVKKEAAKIGKESGPISGKD, encoded by the exons atgaccaaggccataagggcaatggcaagctat ACAACCCCCCTTGTTGAAattggggaagtctcccttgaGCAGATCACCtgccttctccttggcctccttggccaagtcaagaaCCTTGAGCAAAAGCTTGAAGAAGTCAAGGAAGTGGGAATCAAGACCCAAACCAATGTCAAAaacatttcccagactgttgatgttgtcaaggatgggctcaaaagcctccaactccatggGCCAAGGACACCAGAAACAAAGCCCCCAGTTGTGGAAGCAACACCACGCCCCCTACCAAAgaccaagcctattggattggtta CCcctgcccctcctccaccagcTCCAATTGCTGCATATCCAGCCCTGGTCAAAGTAGATCAtccagatgcctatacaggcaagattgggagtgaagccaaacaatggctcacaaggatgctAGCCTGGACCCACCTCAACttgcggatgttcccaaccaatcaaGAGGTTTTATCattcctcttgatgaacatgaaaGACTCCGCcagggcctgggcccaccctcaccttgatcagcttggatcacactGGGCCATCATTCAAACGGTTGAAGGCTTCAAACTGGAGTTTCTGGCAGCATTCAGCAACCCTGACACCACAAGGGCTGCCAAGCAGAAAATTACAACCCTCACCCAGTCCAGCACCTGCACAGACTATATTACTAAGTTCAGGACCCTAGctatggaactggactggaatgacgcaacccttagaggccagtttgcctgcagcctccactgggag cctcttaagctcactgaacttaacct tcataaaaccctactctataacagtacactccttgagctgcaaaacgcagcCCTTGTCATTGACAACATGCTTCAAGAAGAGCGCACTAGCCATCCACCAAAGGATAGTAAGACTAGCAAGTCACCCAAccctgcaagggggacaagtaccagccaacaggccaccccttcaaggaaactctccaacaaccccaactatgtgttggaagaggaacaaaACCACTGTTGCACTGCTGGtgcctgcatcaagtgcagaagaatgggtcacaagtttgcagaatgctgCACCAGGTGGAAGGAAACTccaatcaaggaaggagtGAAAAAAGAAgctgccaagattggcaaagagtctggacccatttcaggaaaagactaa